A single region of the Govania unica genome encodes:
- a CDS encoding FUSC family protein yields the protein MILPGRKEWIFSVKAFIGAMSAVYIAFQIDLSRPVWAMLTAYIVAQPLAGMVQSKAVYRAIGTVIGSALAIVVVTEFINAPELMTLILALWVALCVYVTVLEKSPRSYMLMLSGYTVVIIASQSVTTPDLIFDTALSRCEEILLGIGCAILANNLIFPQRVGPVLLARLDSWLQDAVKLTRGVLNGMGDKAEADRDFARLTSDAIALDALRFHAVYDTPKLRAAENVIIALRHRMQNLLPLLVGVQDRGITLRLRSPAVYDQAAPLLRRTAAWLDDPKGTPSSAADIQLDLAAAMPSDLDIRKSWDQLLLRTILQRLSDIISAWGECYGLRRNIDSISRDQPPVSGPARIAVHRDHLVAALSGMAAAVSVGLTGLFWMFTGWPHGSVAMMMSAVGASIFSAQDDPGPVVVRFLYLSIPAAMIAGVYEVAIFPAFSDFPMLVLVLAPTYLILGAFLAIPAYAPSMMPLLLGATGILSISNTLPIDFENFVNGAVAQVFGLGISAIVLMLMRRLGTDWAAARLMGAVRRDLVRIAAGDPTLRQAEFESRMTDRLAELVPRLAGSEAKRHQVMTDAQAGYRLGLNMLALQQIRPDLPGTVGPAVTELLRALQRYFSIVIPDQAKINDLVGQHDLVMRLIAQADVSATTTQALIILGGMRHSLLIHNSLNESVTKAVSQFVDPLVEGQPA from the coding sequence ATGATTTTGCCCGGACGGAAGGAATGGATCTTCTCGGTCAAGGCGTTCATTGGCGCCATGTCGGCTGTCTATATTGCCTTTCAAATAGATTTGTCGCGCCCGGTCTGGGCCATGCTGACCGCCTATATCGTCGCCCAGCCGCTGGCTGGCATGGTGCAGTCGAAGGCGGTTTATCGCGCGATCGGCACGGTGATCGGCTCGGCGCTGGCCATTGTGGTGGTTACCGAATTCATCAATGCGCCCGAGCTGATGACGCTCATTCTGGCGCTGTGGGTGGCGCTTTGCGTCTATGTGACGGTGCTCGAAAAATCTCCGCGCAGTTACATGCTGATGCTATCCGGCTATACGGTGGTCATTATCGCCAGCCAAAGCGTGACCACGCCGGACCTGATTTTCGATACCGCCTTGTCGCGTTGCGAGGAAATTCTGCTCGGCATCGGCTGCGCTATTCTCGCCAACAATCTGATCTTTCCGCAACGGGTGGGGCCGGTTCTGCTGGCCCGGCTGGACAGCTGGCTGCAGGATGCGGTCAAATTGACCCGTGGGGTCTTGAACGGAATGGGCGACAAGGCTGAAGCCGACCGCGATTTCGCCCGGCTGACCAGCGACGCCATCGCCCTTGATGCGCTGCGTTTTCACGCGGTCTATGACACGCCGAAACTGCGCGCGGCGGAAAATGTGATCATTGCGCTGCGTCACCGCATGCAGAATTTGCTGCCCCTGCTGGTCGGGGTGCAGGATCGCGGCATCACCCTCAGACTGCGCAGCCCCGCGGTTTATGATCAGGCCGCGCCCCTGCTCAGGCGGACGGCTGCCTGGTTGGACGATCCGAAGGGCACACCGTCATCGGCTGCGGATATTCAACTCGATCTGGCCGCAGCCATGCCGAGCGATCTGGACATCCGCAAAAGCTGGGACCAATTGCTGTTGCGCACCATTCTTCAACGACTGTCGGATATCATCTCGGCTTGGGGCGAATGCTATGGGCTCCGACGCAACATAGATTCCATTTCCCGCGATCAGCCGCCGGTCTCCGGCCCGGCCCGGATTGCGGTGCATCGCGATCATTTGGTCGCGGCGCTGTCGGGGATGGCTGCGGCGGTGTCCGTGGGACTGACCGGGCTGTTCTGGATGTTTACCGGCTGGCCGCATGGTTCGGTGGCCATGATGATGTCGGCCGTCGGCGCCAGCATTTTCTCGGCCCAGGACGATCCGGGGCCGGTGGTGGTCAGGTTTTTGTATCTGTCGATCCCGGCAGCCATGATCGCCGGAGTTTATGAAGTCGCCATATTTCCGGCTTTCAGCGATTTTCCAATGCTGGTTCTGGTGCTGGCGCCAACCTATTTGATATTGGGCGCGTTTTTGGCCATTCCGGCCTATGCCCCGTCTATGATGCCGCTCCTTCTTGGCGCGACGGGTATTCTGTCCATTTCGAACACGCTGCCGATCGATTTCGAGAATTTCGTCAATGGCGCCGTAGCCCAGGTGTTTGGCCTCGGGATTTCCGCAATCGTTCTTATGCTGATGCGTCGTTTGGGTACCGATTGGGCGGCGGCGCGCTTAATGGGGGCGGTCCGCCGTGATCTCGTGAGGATCGCGGCCGGAGACCCGACCCTGCGACAGGCCGAGTTTGAAAGCCGCATGACCGATCGCCTGGCTGAGCTTGTGCCGAGGCTCGCCGGGTCAGAGGCAAAACGCCATCAGGTCATGACGGATGCTCAGGCGGGTTACAGGCTTGGGCTCAATATGCTGGCGCTTCAACAAATCCGCCCCGACTTGCCGGGAACTGTGGGGCCCGCGGTGACGGAGCTTCTGCGCGCTCTCCAACGCTATTTCAGCATCGTCATACCGGATCAGGCCAAGATCAACGATCTTGTGGGGCAGCATGATCTTGTCATGCGTCTTATTGCTCAGGCGGACGTCTCCGCCACGACCACACAGGCGCTGATCATCCTTGGCGGCATGCGTCATTCGCTGCTTATTCATAATTCGTTGAATGAGTCCGTGACCAAGGCCGTCTCCCAATTTGTCGATCCGCTGGTGGAAGGACAGCCCGCATGA
- a CDS encoding DUF1656 domain-containing protein — MIKEIDFFGLYLTPMLAWMILTFGIWLLVCRILEYVDAYRFVWHRSLFNVALYVILLGGVTYVLPRILY; from the coding sequence ATGATCAAGGAAATCGATTTTTTCGGGCTTTACCTGACCCCGATGCTGGCCTGGATGATTCTGACCTTTGGCATCTGGCTGCTGGTCTGTCGGATCCTCGAATATGTCGATGCCTATCGTTTCGTCTGGCATCGCAGCCTGTTCAATGTTGCGCTCTACGTTATCCTTCTCGGCGGTGTCACCTATGTCCTGCCGCGCATTCTGTACTGA
- a CDS encoding efflux RND transporter periplasmic adaptor subunit, whose amino-acid sequence MPPLVKIAIRVAVTIAALWIAWIVGNRLWDYYMNEPWTRDGRIRADIVQVATDVSGLVIRVQVIDDQFVKKGDVLFEIDRIRYEAAKAQAVAALARARVDMLQQQRDAERFRKIGPGAVTAIQSEQTEAAADMARATYQQAQANLKLAEINIERTEVRSPVNGYVTNLTLKDGEYVTTGQAVMALVDSDSFRIDGYFEETKLPRIRVGDPATIRIMGVEQSLKGHVESIAAGIADRDRTKSPDLIANVNPTFNWVRLAQRIPVRIKIDDLPKGMRLIAGQTTTVIVGYEQKSKPADKKTTVPAAQQKP is encoded by the coding sequence ATGCCGCCACTTGTGAAAATTGCGATCCGCGTTGCCGTGACGATTGCGGCGCTTTGGATCGCCTGGATCGTCGGCAACAGGCTGTGGGATTATTATATGAACGAACCCTGGACGCGGGACGGTCGTATCCGCGCCGATATTGTGCAGGTTGCGACGGATGTGTCGGGGCTTGTGATCCGGGTCCAGGTGATCGACGATCAGTTTGTCAAAAAGGGCGATGTGCTATTCGAAATCGACCGTATTCGCTATGAAGCGGCGAAGGCCCAGGCGGTGGCCGCTCTGGCCCGGGCCCGTGTCGATATGCTGCAACAACAGCGTGACGCCGAACGTTTCCGCAAAATCGGCCCGGGTGCCGTCACCGCCATCCAAAGCGAGCAAACCGAAGCCGCCGCCGACATGGCCCGCGCCACCTATCAGCAGGCCCAGGCCAATTTAAAGCTGGCGGAGATCAATATTGAACGCACAGAGGTCCGCTCCCCGGTCAATGGCTATGTCACCAATCTTACCTTGAAAGACGGGGAATATGTCACCACGGGGCAGGCGGTCATGGCCCTGGTCGACAGCGACAGCTTTCGCATTGATGGCTATTTCGAGGAAACCAAATTGCCGCGCATTCGGGTAGGCGACCCGGCAACCATCCGCATCATGGGAGTGGAGCAATCCTTGAAAGGCCATGTGGAAAGCATCGCAGCAGGCATCGCCGACCGCGACCGCACCAAAAGCCCGGATCTGATCGCCAATGTGAACCCCACCTTCAACTGGGTGCGGCTGGCGCAGCGCATCCCGGTACGCATTAAAATCGATGATCTTCCTAAAGGAATGCGCTTGATCGCCGGACAGACGACAACGGTTATCGTCGGGTATGAGCAAAAATCAAAACCAGCGGACAAGAAAACGACCGTCCCGGCCGCACAGCAAAAGCCCTAA
- a CDS encoding efflux RND transporter periplasmic adaptor subunit, with protein MKKPALVLLLIVLGLGGWWWHSHNTPDSTTAGHGKKGAGDRVVPAVIAKAEIADVPIIITALGTITAREQATVHTRVDGLLQDLLFKEGDLVKAGSVIARIDSRPFDATLKAAVGQLARDQAQLDSGRLDLKRYQTLLAQDSIASQQVDDQQALVKQLEGTVASDVGSVDTARLNVVFTKVTAPITGIAGLRQVTVGNLVSTTDVNGIVIIAQLQPITAVFAVPQENLPKVMEKLRDANGKQRELTVDALDRTGKTILDSGKLLALDNQIDSTTGTLMFKGLFENKASRLFPGQFVNIRLTIDTLHGAVVVPQGAIQTGAPGTYVYVVTPKQTASIRKVELGPLYGDRIVVTKGLSATDSVVTEGTDKLREGAPITMVTRSPASAGKQK; from the coding sequence TTGAAAAAGCCGGCGTTGGTTCTGTTGCTCATCGTTCTTGGGCTTGGCGGCTGGTGGTGGCACAGCCACAACACTCCGGACTCAACCACTGCGGGCCATGGCAAGAAAGGCGCTGGTGATCGCGTGGTTCCGGCGGTTATTGCCAAGGCCGAAATTGCCGATGTTCCCATTATCATCACCGCGCTTGGAACCATAACGGCACGTGAACAGGCCACGGTGCACACACGGGTCGATGGCCTGTTGCAAGACCTGCTGTTTAAAGAAGGCGATCTGGTCAAGGCGGGCAGTGTGATCGCCAGGATCGATTCACGTCCCTTTGATGCGACGCTCAAGGCTGCCGTGGGGCAGCTGGCAAGGGATCAGGCACAGCTTGATTCCGGACGTCTGGATTTGAAGCGCTATCAAACGCTGCTCGCCCAGGATTCCATTGCGAGCCAGCAGGTCGACGATCAGCAGGCCCTGGTCAAGCAACTGGAAGGCACCGTCGCCTCGGACGTAGGGAGCGTGGACACGGCGCGCTTGAATGTGGTCTTTACCAAGGTCACGGCCCCTATAACGGGGATTGCCGGATTGCGTCAGGTCACAGTCGGAAATCTGGTCTCCACAACCGACGTGAACGGCATTGTCATCATTGCTCAGCTTCAGCCGATCACCGCCGTCTTTGCCGTCCCGCAGGAAAATCTGCCGAAAGTCATGGAGAAATTGCGCGATGCCAATGGCAAACAGCGCGAACTGACGGTCGATGCGCTCGACCGCACCGGGAAGACCATACTTGATAGTGGCAAGCTTCTGGCGCTCGACAATCAAATCGACAGCACCACCGGAACTTTGATGTTCAAGGGGTTGTTCGAAAACAAAGCAAGCCGGTTGTTTCCCGGTCAGTTTGTCAATATCCGGCTGACGATCGATACCCTGCATGGCGCGGTGGTCGTGCCGCAGGGGGCTATCCAAACGGGGGCACCTGGAACCTATGTCTATGTGGTGACGCCAAAGCAGACGGCATCAATTCGTAAGGTGGAGCTTGGCCCGTTATATGGCGATCGCATCGTCGTGACCAAGGGGCTGAGCGCCACAGACAGTGTAGTGACAGAAGGGACGGATAAACTGCGGGAAGGAGCACCGATCACCATGGTGACAAGGTCTCCCGCCTCGGCTGGCAAGCAGAAATAG